From the genome of Nicotiana sylvestris chromosome 2, ASM39365v2, whole genome shotgun sequence, one region includes:
- the LOC104229053 gene encoding cell wall / vacuolar inhibitor of fructosidase 1-like, with product MMKKLVYLALFLTLVLQTSADKNLVQNTCKNTPNVQLCLKTLLADPRSANGDVHTMALIIVDAIKVQATQATATISKLQQSNPPAAWIVPLKNCAFSYKVTLTTSVPEAIEALTKGNPKFAEDAIVGSFGDADQCEKIFGGNNSPLTALNTVMHELSDVARAIIRTLLLLQ from the exons ATGATGAAGAAGTTAGTTTATCTTGCGTTGTTTCTGACCTTAGTATTGCAAACCAGTGCCGACAAAAATCTAGTACAAAACACATGCAAGAATACACCCAACGTCCAGCTATGCCTCAAAACCTTACTCGCCGATCCACGTAGTGCCAACGGCGACGTCCATACGATGGCGCTGATAATTGTGGATGCCATCAAAGTTCAAGCAACGCAGGCGACGGCCACCATCTCCAAACTCCAGCAGTCAAATCCTCCGGCAGCCTGGATTGTCCCTTTAAAGAATTGTGCTTTCTCCTACAAg GTAACCCTAACGACGAGTGTGCCAGAAGCCATTGAAGCTTTGACAAAAGGGAACCCAAAGTTTGCTGAAGATGCAATAGTTGGGTCTTTTGGTGATGCTGATCAATGTGAGAAAATTTTTGGTGGTAATAACTCACCTCTCACTGCTTTAAACACAGTCATGCATGAGCTTTCTGATGTGGCCAGAGCGATTATAAGAACTTTACTACTACTCCAGTAA